One genomic region from Eptesicus fuscus isolate TK198812 chromosome 4, DD_ASM_mEF_20220401, whole genome shotgun sequence encodes:
- the RSL1D1 gene encoding ribosomal L1 domain-containing protein 1 isoform X1, protein MEDSASTPPAASTATPASTSATPAAPGQLDKKQTRKAVEALLAHSRSRKNANGLLLNENENFFLMVVLWKIPSKELRLRLSLPHGIRSDLADICLFTKDEPNVTPEKTEQFYKKLLKKHGIKTISQIIPLRTLKKEYKAYEAKLRLLGSFDLFLSDARIRRLLPSHLGRHFYKRKKVPIPVNLKAKNLSKEINSSIGGTVLNISKSGSCSTIRIGHTGMQVQHITENIVAVTKKLSQKLPEKWESVKLLYVKTERSVALPIFSSFVSSWDEAKGMNISSLKKQEAKKLQKQKEHKKKQKEKKRNRKPMKRDRKSTSALPTEETAPKTCGSPVKGPGPQKKKTPQPKKKETCRIKAQNKVHVESEEEIPLLVPIGETPAKENVEVQKHATGEKSPVKSPGSNPPRGKKRKAFPALEMPKAPEPKTPGKGPGKKPKVKEEVEKQRNSPLGKKDPKQTPKKPEAKFFTTANKSAKKASHTPKQWSQKPKVPQPT, encoded by the exons ATGGAGGACTCCGCTTCAACGCCACCCGCAGCCTCAACCGCAACTCCAGCCTCGACCTCAGCAACCCCGGCCGCACCGGGGCAGCTGGATAAAAAGCAG ACCAGAAAGGCAGTGGAAGCTCTGTTGGCACATTCCAGGTCCAGGAAAAACGCGAATGGATTGCTTTTGAATGAGaatgaaaatttctttttaatggtgGTATTGTGGAAAATTCCCAGTAAAGAACTGAGGCTTAGATT GTCCTTGCCTCATGGTATTCGGTCAGATTTAGCAGATATCTGTTTGTTTACAAAGGACGAACCCAATGTAACTCCTGAAAAGACGGAACAGTTTTATAAGAAGCTTCTAAAAAAGCATGGAATAAAAACCATTTCTCAG ATTATCCCCCTCCGAACTTTAAAAAAGGAGTATAAAGCCTATGAGGCCAAGCTCCGCCTCCTGGGTAGTTTCGACTTGTTCCTTTCTGATGCAAGAATCCGACGGCTCTTACCCTCACACCTCGGGAGACATTTCTATAAGAGAAAGAA AGTTCCAATACCTGTAAATCTTAAAGCCAAGAATCTTTCCAAAGAGATCAACTCATCAATAGGTGGGACTGTCTTAAACATCTCTAAAAGTGGTTCTTGCAG CACTATTCGCATTGGTCACACTGGGATGCAGGTTCAGCACATCACCGAGAACATTGTTGCTGTCACGAAAAAGCTTTCACAGAAATTGCCAGAG aAGTGGGAGAGTGTGAAACTCTTGTACGTGAAAACTGAGAGATCAGTTGCCCTGCCTATCTTTTCTTCATTTGTCAGCAGTTGGGATGAAGCTAAAGGAATGAACATTTCTAGTCTGAAGAAACAA GAAGCaaagaaattacaaaaacaaaaagaacataaaaagaaacaaaaggagaagaaaagaaacagaaagcctATGAAACGGGACAGAAAGTCTACATCAGCCCTACCTACAGAGGAGACGGCCCCGAAAACTTGTGGTTCTCCAGTGAAGGGCCCTGGACCCCAGAAGAAAAAGACCCCTCAGCCTAAGAAGAAAGAGACCTGCAGAATAAAAGCCCAAAATAAAGTGCACGTTGAATCTGAAGAAGAAATTCCATTACTGGTCCCAATAGGAGAAACTCCTGCCAAAGAAAATGTAGAG gtGCAAAAACATGCCACAGGAGAGAAGTCTCCAGTAAAGAGTCCGGGTTCCAACCCACCTcgtgggaagaaaagaaaggcctTTCCAGCTTTGGAGATGCCGAAAGCACCAGAGCCCAAGACCCCAGGTAAAGGCCCAGGGAAGAAGCCAAAAGTCAAAGAAGAAGtggagaaacaaagaaactcTCCTTTGGGGAAAAAAGACCCAAAACAGACGCCCAAAAAGCCAGAGGCCAAGTTCTTCACTACAGCTAATAAATCTGCAAAAAAAGCTTCCCACACCCCCAAACAATGGTCCCAAAAACCCAAAGTACCCCAGCCGACCTAA
- the RSL1D1 gene encoding ribosomal L1 domain-containing protein 1 isoform X2 — protein sequence MVVLWKIPSKELRLRLSLPHGIRSDLADICLFTKDEPNVTPEKTEQFYKKLLKKHGIKTISQIIPLRTLKKEYKAYEAKLRLLGSFDLFLSDARIRRLLPSHLGRHFYKRKKVPIPVNLKAKNLSKEINSSIGGTVLNISKSGSCSTIRIGHTGMQVQHITENIVAVTKKLSQKLPEKWESVKLLYVKTERSVALPIFSSFVSSWDEAKGMNISSLKKQEAKKLQKQKEHKKKQKEKKRNRKPMKRDRKSTSALPTEETAPKTCGSPVKGPGPQKKKTPQPKKKETCRIKAQNKVHVESEEEIPLLVPIGETPAKENVEVQKHATGEKSPVKSPGSNPPRGKKRKAFPALEMPKAPEPKTPGKGPGKKPKVKEEVEKQRNSPLGKKDPKQTPKKPEAKFFTTANKSAKKASHTPKQWSQKPKVPQPT from the exons atggtgGTATTGTGGAAAATTCCCAGTAAAGAACTGAGGCTTAGATT GTCCTTGCCTCATGGTATTCGGTCAGATTTAGCAGATATCTGTTTGTTTACAAAGGACGAACCCAATGTAACTCCTGAAAAGACGGAACAGTTTTATAAGAAGCTTCTAAAAAAGCATGGAATAAAAACCATTTCTCAG ATTATCCCCCTCCGAACTTTAAAAAAGGAGTATAAAGCCTATGAGGCCAAGCTCCGCCTCCTGGGTAGTTTCGACTTGTTCCTTTCTGATGCAAGAATCCGACGGCTCTTACCCTCACACCTCGGGAGACATTTCTATAAGAGAAAGAA AGTTCCAATACCTGTAAATCTTAAAGCCAAGAATCTTTCCAAAGAGATCAACTCATCAATAGGTGGGACTGTCTTAAACATCTCTAAAAGTGGTTCTTGCAG CACTATTCGCATTGGTCACACTGGGATGCAGGTTCAGCACATCACCGAGAACATTGTTGCTGTCACGAAAAAGCTTTCACAGAAATTGCCAGAG aAGTGGGAGAGTGTGAAACTCTTGTACGTGAAAACTGAGAGATCAGTTGCCCTGCCTATCTTTTCTTCATTTGTCAGCAGTTGGGATGAAGCTAAAGGAATGAACATTTCTAGTCTGAAGAAACAA GAAGCaaagaaattacaaaaacaaaaagaacataaaaagaaacaaaaggagaagaaaagaaacagaaagcctATGAAACGGGACAGAAAGTCTACATCAGCCCTACCTACAGAGGAGACGGCCCCGAAAACTTGTGGTTCTCCAGTGAAGGGCCCTGGACCCCAGAAGAAAAAGACCCCTCAGCCTAAGAAGAAAGAGACCTGCAGAATAAAAGCCCAAAATAAAGTGCACGTTGAATCTGAAGAAGAAATTCCATTACTGGTCCCAATAGGAGAAACTCCTGCCAAAGAAAATGTAGAG gtGCAAAAACATGCCACAGGAGAGAAGTCTCCAGTAAAGAGTCCGGGTTCCAACCCACCTcgtgggaagaaaagaaaggcctTTCCAGCTTTGGAGATGCCGAAAGCACCAGAGCCCAAGACCCCAGGTAAAGGCCCAGGGAAGAAGCCAAAAGTCAAAGAAGAAGtggagaaacaaagaaactcTCCTTTGGGGAAAAAAGACCCAAAACAGACGCCCAAAAAGCCAGAGGCCAAGTTCTTCACTACAGCTAATAAATCTGCAAAAAAAGCTTCCCACACCCCCAAACAATGGTCCCAAAAACCCAAAGTACCCCAGCCGACCTAA